In Rhodopirellula islandica, one DNA window encodes the following:
- a CDS encoding redoxin domain-containing protein: protein MHRRLVCFAVVCLIGGNAWFPFANAATGRQSEGSDTSPIGEQVATFTLPNAYGKPVSLSDFEGKKCAAIVFLGTECPLAKLYGPRLNDLQEKFGDRGLQVIGINSNKQDSLTEMAAYVHRHEIAFPMLKDKGNVVADAMKAERTPEVFLIDADRVIRYHGRIDDQYGVGYARDKKTRSDLAIAVEELLAGKSITQPKTEAVGCHIGRTKEVAELGEITYTQHIAPIFNSRCVTCHRDGEIAPFTLTSYEDTQGWEDTILEVIGNNRMPPWSANPAHGEFANDARLSEEEKDLIEQWVDGGMPEGDPSDLPEPPVFITGWQIGEPDQVIPMRDKPFEVPAEGVVDYQRFVIDPGWDEDKFVIACEARPQNRAVVHHILVYVIPPGGRNVDLRKVLVGYAPGSTPVDLDDGVAIHAEAGSKLLFEMHYTPNGTAQSDLSYIGVKFTDKANVDRELEGAIAIETKFRIPPGEANHVVTAKHTVRRDIELLGMTPHMHLRGKAFRYTAHFPNGEEEILLDVPAYDFNWQMKYILKEPRKLPRGTVVHCRAVFDNSEYNLSNPDPSQTVGWGDQSWNEMMIGFMDMVKAD, encoded by the coding sequence ATGCATCGTCGTTTGGTTTGCTTCGCAGTCGTATGCTTGATTGGTGGAAATGCCTGGTTCCCGTTCGCCAATGCCGCGACGGGTCGCCAGTCCGAAGGTTCGGACACTTCTCCGATCGGAGAGCAGGTCGCAACGTTCACGCTGCCCAACGCCTACGGCAAACCCGTTTCGCTAAGCGATTTCGAGGGCAAGAAGTGCGCGGCGATTGTCTTCCTGGGAACCGAGTGCCCGCTGGCAAAACTGTATGGTCCACGACTGAATGACCTTCAGGAAAAATTCGGAGATCGCGGCCTCCAGGTCATCGGGATCAACTCCAACAAACAAGACAGCCTGACCGAAATGGCTGCCTACGTGCATCGTCACGAAATCGCCTTTCCGATGCTGAAGGACAAAGGCAACGTCGTCGCGGATGCAATGAAAGCCGAACGAACCCCCGAGGTTTTCCTGATCGATGCCGATCGCGTCATTCGCTACCACGGCCGCATCGATGACCAGTACGGAGTCGGCTACGCTCGCGACAAGAAGACACGTTCCGATTTGGCCATCGCGGTGGAAGAACTGCTGGCCGGAAAATCGATCACCCAACCAAAGACGGAGGCCGTTGGTTGCCACATCGGACGAACCAAAGAAGTCGCGGAACTGGGCGAGATCACCTACACCCAACACATCGCACCGATTTTCAATTCACGATGCGTCACTTGCCACCGCGACGGCGAAATCGCGCCGTTCACCCTGACCAGCTACGAAGACACGCAGGGATGGGAGGACACGATCCTCGAAGTGATCGGCAACAACCGCATGCCGCCTTGGTCGGCCAACCCGGCACACGGCGAATTCGCCAACGACGCGCGGTTGTCCGAGGAAGAAAAGGACTTGATTGAACAATGGGTCGATGGTGGGATGCCCGAGGGTGATCCGTCGGACCTGCCCGAACCTCCCGTGTTCATCACGGGATGGCAGATTGGCGAGCCCGATCAAGTCATCCCAATGCGAGACAAACCATTCGAGGTGCCCGCCGAAGGAGTGGTCGACTATCAACGATTCGTGATCGATCCTGGTTGGGACGAGGACAAGTTCGTCATTGCCTGCGAAGCACGCCCTCAAAACCGAGCCGTTGTTCACCATATCTTGGTCTATGTGATCCCGCCGGGCGGCAGGAATGTGGATCTACGAAAGGTGTTGGTGGGCTACGCTCCCGGCAGCACCCCGGTCGATCTGGATGACGGGGTCGCGATCCATGCGGAAGCCGGCAGCAAGCTGTTGTTTGAGATGCACTACACCCCCAACGGCACCGCCCAAAGCGATCTGTCGTACATCGGGGTCAAGTTCACCGACAAAGCCAATGTGGACCGAGAACTGGAAGGCGCCATCGCGATCGAAACAAAATTCAGAATCCCACCTGGCGAAGCCAACCACGTGGTGACGGCGAAGCACACCGTCCGAAGGGACATCGAACTGCTTGGGATGACACCACACATGCACCTGCGCGGCAAAGCGTTCCGCTACACGGCGCACTTCCCCAATGGCGAAGAAGAAATCCTGCTGGACGTTCCCGCCTACGATTTCAACTGGCAGATGAAGTACATCCTGAAGGAACCTCGAAAATTGCCTCGGGGGACCGTCGTCCACTGCCGTGCGGTCTTTGACAACTCGGAATACAATCTGAGCAACCCCGATCCTTCCCAGACCGTTGGATGGGGCGACCAAAGTTGGAATGAAATGATGATCGGCTTCATGGACATGGTGAAGGCCGACTGA
- a CDS encoding SDR family NAD(P)-dependent oxidoreductase, with amino-acid sequence MPDSSSKTYLVTGCAGFIANEVASQLLADGHRVVGIDNVNDYYDVQLKEHRLEKLTSQGDAFTFVRGDIEDSSTLQKLFDDNSFDAVLNLAARAGVRYSMENPHVYMTTNAMGSLNLLDQMRRVGVKKYVLASTSSLYAGQPMPFVETLSVNTPISPYAASKKAAEAMAYSYHHLYDIDVSVCRYFTVYGPAGRPDMCIFRFIKWIDEGTPIELFGDGEQSRDFTYVSDIAAGTIAALQPVGYEVINLGGGGTPVSLNDIIGRLENLLGKKAKVEHKTFHKADVKITSADISKAKELIGWTPKVELNEGLAASVDWYRDNQPWSGELELP; translated from the coding sequence ATGCCCGATTCGTCGTCCAAAACGTACCTGGTTACCGGATGCGCTGGTTTCATCGCCAACGAAGTCGCCTCGCAGTTGCTGGCGGACGGTCACCGCGTGGTCGGCATCGACAACGTCAACGACTACTACGACGTGCAGTTGAAAGAGCACCGATTGGAGAAACTGACCTCGCAAGGCGACGCGTTCACGTTTGTGCGGGGCGACATCGAAGACTCATCGACGCTGCAGAAACTCTTCGACGATAATTCATTCGATGCGGTGCTGAACTTGGCCGCTCGTGCTGGTGTCCGATACAGCATGGAGAACCCGCACGTCTACATGACGACCAACGCGATGGGCAGCCTCAACCTGCTGGACCAAATGCGGCGCGTCGGCGTGAAGAAGTATGTGCTCGCGTCGACTTCGTCTTTGTACGCCGGTCAACCGATGCCGTTTGTCGAAACGCTGTCCGTCAACACGCCAATCTCGCCTTACGCGGCCAGCAAGAAAGCCGCCGAAGCGATGGCTTACTCGTACCATCATTTGTACGACATCGACGTCTCGGTTTGCCGCTACTTCACCGTCTACGGTCCCGCGGGACGTCCCGACATGTGCATCTTCCGATTCATCAAATGGATCGACGAAGGCACGCCGATCGAATTGTTTGGTGATGGCGAACAATCTCGCGATTTCACCTATGTTTCCGACATCGCCGCCGGAACGATCGCGGCACTGCAGCCCGTTGGATACGAAGTCATCAACTTGGGCGGCGGCGGAACCCCAGTCTCTTTGAACGACATCATCGGTCGACTCGAAAACTTGCTGGGCAAGAAAGCCAAGGTCGAACACAAGACGTTCCACAAAGCCGATGTCAAAATCACCTCTGCCGACATCAGCAAGGCAAAAGAATTGATCGGCTGGACACCGAAAGTGGAACTGAACGAGGGACTGGCCGCATCCGTCGATTGGTACCGCGACAACCAGCCTTGGTCGGGCGAACTCGAACTGCCGTAG
- the wecB gene encoding non-hydrolyzing UDP-N-acetylglucosamine 2-epimerase produces the protein MKRPKIAVFFGTRPEAIKVAPVIKRLATDDRFKLLSVSTGQHREMLDQVIDIFDLPVHHDLGVMTPGQTLAGLSSKLIASIDQILEAEQPDFALVQGDTTTVLMASLACFYRRIPTGHIEAGLRTGNLASPFPEEANRVLASPISTLHFAPTSVSEANLLRERIDPAKIFVTGNTVIDALHLEVQQQSNPDVAAKIDEELGAVLPSDWRDKRFVLITGHRRENFGGGFDEICGAISELAERFPDVRFVYPVHLNPNVSGPVQKALGQFDNVLLLPPQSYRPFVALMQACELVLTDSGGVQEEAPGLGKPVLVMRDTTERPEGVDAGTVRLVGPVRQNIVDGVSELLRDRQAYDKMARASNPYGDGTASEKILDAIAQHYC, from the coding sequence ATGAAACGTCCTAAAATAGCCGTCTTCTTTGGAACCCGTCCCGAAGCGATCAAGGTCGCGCCGGTGATCAAAAGACTCGCGACGGACGACCGATTCAAATTGCTGTCGGTTTCCACGGGCCAGCACCGCGAAATGCTGGACCAAGTGATCGATATTTTCGATTTGCCGGTGCACCATGATTTGGGGGTGATGACGCCCGGGCAAACTCTGGCCGGCCTGTCCTCGAAATTGATCGCGTCGATCGATCAAATTCTCGAAGCCGAGCAACCTGATTTCGCTCTTGTTCAAGGCGATACAACCACGGTTCTGATGGCCTCGCTGGCATGCTTCTATCGCCGCATTCCAACCGGTCACATCGAAGCCGGTCTGCGAACGGGCAACCTGGCCAGTCCCTTCCCGGAAGAAGCCAATCGGGTGCTGGCCAGTCCCATCAGCACGTTGCACTTTGCCCCGACCTCGGTCAGCGAAGCGAACTTGCTGCGAGAACGCATCGATCCCGCGAAGATCTTTGTGACGGGGAACACGGTGATCGATGCGTTGCACCTGGAGGTTCAACAACAATCCAATCCCGATGTCGCAGCGAAGATCGATGAAGAACTGGGGGCGGTTCTGCCGAGCGATTGGCGCGACAAACGGTTTGTGTTGATCACCGGCCACCGCCGCGAAAATTTTGGTGGTGGCTTCGATGAAATCTGCGGCGCGATTTCAGAATTGGCCGAGCGATTCCCGGACGTTCGATTTGTGTACCCGGTTCACTTGAATCCGAATGTCTCCGGTCCTGTCCAAAAGGCATTGGGTCAGTTCGACAACGTGTTGTTGTTGCCGCCGCAGTCGTATCGTCCGTTTGTGGCTTTGATGCAGGCCTGCGAGTTGGTTCTGACTGACTCGGGCGGCGTGCAAGAGGAAGCACCTGGGCTGGGCAAGCCCGTGTTGGTGATGCGCGACACGACCGAACGTCCCGAAGGCGTGGACGCAGGCACGGTTCGCTTGGTTGGTCCGGTGCGGCAGAACATCGTCGATGGTGTCAGTGAGTTGCTCCGCGACCGCCAAGCCTATGACAAGATGGCGAGAGCCTCCAACCCTTACGGTGATGGCACCGCGTCGGAAAAAATCTTGGATGCGATCGCGCAGCACTACTGCTGA
- a CDS encoding DUF1559 domain-containing protein yields the protein MKRHGFTLVELLVVIAIIGVLIALLLPAVQSVREAARQTKCRNRIRQIALASQNYESIFRDLPGYSGEVPPYLVDFDNRRQPDPRFNGGNWMVQAMALMEQADLAPPLAQIGAASMIMPTDRVQQHVQSSVSTFHCPTRRDADAYPLLEPYLSRYGETGGRTDYAMCGGSATVNEVDDRIIESQRDGVWRLGGRTRLSRVFDGLSHTYLVGEKAMDSLKYTTGDCYGDRAPLAGYTGIPTTTHSYVRFGARQPGLDQPDNCLACHDFGSAHPHGWNAAMVDGSVKMLTYTQDIDIHRAAASIDGREIPTYEH from the coding sequence GTGAAACGGCATGGATTCACGTTGGTGGAATTGCTGGTCGTCATCGCCATCATTGGCGTCCTGATCGCACTTCTGCTGCCAGCGGTTCAAAGCGTTCGCGAGGCGGCACGCCAGACCAAGTGTCGCAATCGAATTCGACAAATCGCCTTGGCCAGCCAAAACTACGAATCGATTTTTCGCGACCTGCCAGGCTACTCCGGCGAGGTCCCGCCGTACCTGGTCGATTTCGACAATCGTCGGCAGCCCGACCCTCGATTCAACGGCGGCAATTGGATGGTCCAAGCGATGGCGCTGATGGAACAAGCGGACTTGGCACCCCCATTGGCTCAAATCGGAGCCGCTTCGATGATCATGCCGACTGACCGGGTCCAGCAACATGTTCAGTCGTCGGTCTCAACGTTTCACTGCCCGACCCGGCGAGATGCCGACGCCTACCCGCTGCTGGAACCCTATTTGAGCCGTTATGGCGAAACCGGTGGACGAACCGACTACGCCATGTGCGGAGGTTCCGCGACCGTCAATGAAGTGGACGACCGCATCATTGAGAGTCAGCGTGACGGCGTCTGGCGACTCGGCGGCCGCACGCGGTTGTCTCGGGTGTTTGACGGCCTGAGCCACACGTATTTGGTCGGAGAAAAGGCCATGGATTCGCTGAAATACACGACGGGAGACTGCTACGGCGACCGAGCTCCCTTGGCCGGATACACCGGAATTCCGACGACCACTCATTCCTACGTTCGGTTCGGTGCCCGCCAACCGGGACTGGATCAACCGGACAACTGTTTGGCCTGCCATGACTTTGGCAGTGCCCACCCGCATGGCTGGAATGCGGCGATGGTGGATGGATCGGTGAAAATGTTGACGTACACTCAAGACATCGACATTCACCGCGCGGCCGCCTCCATCGACGGTCGCGAAATCCCAACTTACGAACACTGA
- a CDS encoding tetratricopeptide repeat protein, producing MNTPPKHAGTAMDRNMKPRMQADQNHVDRFRKDRSRRGLLVRRVSLAILIASVSVSAQAGDGSTSGRVWQPRPLALPPTSATAPAWKPPTPQPTVVAPSPPPVTIIMTAPAPPAEEPPAITRRRQANRGGSATASLGRSQQTFSRPMPASDPINHHARTAELAQSAVDQLRSAHFAARRGAFHSAKESATQTLRIIASLRDSQMGGNLHTSQLNEAITAIRESTDFTGRYGPVDQAALQRLVDVHKTPALHGVNTSSLTAERAIEAYLNHARQRWVEATVGGPLAAEATLILADLEAATLTPQSSDLTESRSRLHASELALMYRRAAVEIGPDNPQATAELGRNLLRRSMPAIAKELLLLSVQQKPTRQSVEDLMRAASQSGDAQLAAECQQQLASTNLPSELPIQVLSPTQFSKTNQQFAAANSTPTHSLSSQASARAGQSAYPQTASRPTSRNSVGQGHLIVPAQNGRSVQSRMVDPSMPAAPARSTTPRSGLFW from the coding sequence ATGAACACCCCTCCGAAACACGCTGGGACTGCGATGGATCGCAACATGAAACCACGAATGCAGGCAGATCAGAACCACGTTGATCGATTCCGCAAGGATCGATCTCGTCGTGGTTTGCTGGTCCGACGTGTTTCGTTGGCAATCTTGATCGCATCGGTGAGCGTGTCGGCACAGGCAGGGGACGGCTCGACGTCTGGCCGAGTCTGGCAACCGCGACCGCTGGCATTGCCACCCACCTCCGCGACGGCTCCTGCCTGGAAACCACCGACGCCCCAGCCCACCGTGGTGGCGCCCTCGCCGCCACCCGTCACGATCATCATGACGGCCCCGGCACCACCCGCGGAAGAGCCACCAGCGATCACGCGGCGCCGCCAAGCCAACCGGGGCGGCAGTGCAACTGCTTCGCTGGGTCGATCGCAACAAACGTTCTCTCGACCGATGCCCGCTTCGGACCCAATCAACCATCACGCTCGGACAGCAGAACTGGCTCAGTCCGCGGTCGATCAGCTTCGCAGTGCCCACTTCGCTGCTCGGCGAGGTGCGTTCCATTCGGCGAAAGAATCCGCAACGCAGACGCTTCGGATCATTGCTTCCCTGCGAGATTCGCAAATGGGAGGCAACCTGCACACGTCTCAGCTTAACGAAGCGATCACTGCCATTCGTGAGTCGACCGATTTCACCGGACGTTATGGACCGGTCGACCAAGCCGCCCTGCAGCGATTGGTGGACGTGCACAAGACGCCGGCGCTGCACGGTGTGAACACATCCTCGTTGACCGCCGAACGCGCGATCGAGGCTTACCTCAACCACGCACGGCAGCGTTGGGTCGAGGCCACCGTGGGCGGACCGCTTGCGGCCGAAGCGACCCTGATTCTGGCGGACTTGGAAGCCGCAACGCTGACCCCGCAATCGTCGGATTTGACTGAGTCTCGCTCGCGTTTGCATGCCTCGGAACTGGCGTTGATGTATCGGCGTGCGGCGGTTGAAATTGGTCCCGACAATCCACAAGCCACGGCGGAGCTCGGGCGCAACTTGCTCCGTCGATCGATGCCCGCGATTGCCAAGGAGTTGTTGTTGTTGAGTGTGCAGCAGAAACCAACGCGACAAAGCGTCGAGGATTTGATGCGAGCGGCAAGCCAATCCGGAGACGCCCAGTTGGCCGCGGAATGCCAGCAGCAACTCGCGTCAACGAACCTGCCCAGCGAACTGCCCATTCAAGTTTTGTCGCCGACACAATTCTCGAAAACGAACCAGCAGTTTGCGGCGGCGAATTCAACCCCCACTCACTCACTCAGCAGTCAAGCTAGCGCGAGGGCAGGGCAGTCGGCTTACCCGCAAACGGCGTCTCGTCCAACCTCGCGGAACTCGGTCGGCCAAGGTCACTTGATCGTGCCAGCACAAAACGGTCGTTCGGTGCAATCGCGAATGGTTGATCCGTCGATGCCCGCCGCTCCTGCTCGTTCGACAACGCCCCGCAGCGGTCTGTTTTGGTAA
- a CDS encoding polysaccharide biosynthesis/export family protein, producing the protein MDRPMKPTRLRSAFRRVCLATGLLLPLVFVGALSAQELVAPGQATPETNPRPTVLGSNTGTLPTPSFDMDNLPDSPPVNEDELLEVNSLRDYRQRLEEHNLRAEQAKLEARARFESRSRDLIPGLPSQPAPPEPTATRNDTLPEAVPAPSPAQTLAPPPVPPAAKVPTPKLPSAQQATDKEKLLELPPPLRPRQPQADRAVPPRPQRLGGSAPATSQDELPEFRPVPTRNRLQPSERTEPTAPSDPSKRLEALMEEDTAVESSSDLEAPRKSPAPEARSTRPVAPPTPPVKRTEGSQPKREPEPREPATEPEPRSRSVIDTEAIDSKQFSTNSSRSGSAPARNMGTPSWPDLMQDEVTRWPLPASFASHGGGPLSGHPSSVTCSTCGGCVDRNGVGVERLSKTIGLGTGTHPACQCWRCPQSMPFNVDGPGNYLGPARSTPVHEYRLRSGDQVQLTFLIKTVRSVGAYRLVVGDELLIESEADEKLTRGTLERGLEIQPDGTITLRFIGQIHAAGQTIDQLRELLNERYEEYYPDPSIDVTPVATGNIARQIREAISGSEGFNPQQTVQTITPEGTLRLPRLGAVPAQGLTLSELKREIILRYDSMSAGLDVEVVLEQQAPHYVYVLGEVTTPGRFEIDAPTTVLGGIALGGGYVPGANLRQVVIFRRGPNWELLSTMLDLRGAMMGKDSRPVDEIWLQDGDVVIVPPSPIRLFDRFVSQVFTEGVYGIVPFSGFGFSFGDGN; encoded by the coding sequence ATGGATCGTCCCATGAAACCAACTCGTCTTCGATCGGCGTTTCGTCGCGTTTGCCTGGCAACCGGACTGTTGTTGCCATTGGTCTTCGTGGGGGCCTTGTCCGCGCAGGAATTGGTCGCGCCGGGACAAGCGACGCCCGAAACCAACCCGCGTCCGACGGTGCTGGGGAGCAACACCGGCACGTTGCCCACCCCGTCGTTCGACATGGACAACCTGCCTGACAGTCCGCCGGTCAATGAAGATGAACTGCTGGAGGTCAACTCGCTGCGGGATTATCGGCAGCGTTTGGAAGAGCACAACTTGCGGGCCGAGCAAGCCAAGCTGGAAGCTCGTGCACGTTTCGAATCACGCTCTCGCGATTTGATTCCCGGGCTGCCGTCCCAACCCGCCCCGCCGGAACCGACCGCGACACGCAATGACACGTTGCCGGAGGCGGTCCCCGCACCCTCACCGGCCCAAACCTTGGCTCCGCCACCCGTGCCGCCTGCAGCGAAGGTTCCAACACCGAAGCTGCCATCAGCCCAGCAAGCAACGGACAAAGAGAAGCTGCTGGAACTGCCGCCACCACTGCGTCCTCGTCAGCCTCAAGCGGACCGAGCGGTTCCCCCACGCCCACAGCGATTGGGCGGCAGTGCACCGGCAACCAGCCAGGATGAATTGCCGGAGTTTCGTCCTGTTCCAACTCGCAATCGGCTTCAGCCATCGGAACGAACCGAGCCGACAGCGCCCAGCGATCCTTCCAAGCGTCTCGAAGCGTTGATGGAAGAGGACACCGCGGTGGAATCGTCCAGCGATCTGGAAGCCCCGCGGAAGTCACCCGCGCCGGAGGCTCGTTCGACTCGGCCTGTCGCTCCGCCGACGCCTCCCGTGAAACGCACAGAAGGAAGTCAACCAAAGCGTGAGCCGGAGCCGAGGGAGCCTGCAACGGAACCGGAACCTCGTTCGCGGTCGGTGATCGACACCGAGGCAATTGACTCGAAGCAATTTTCGACAAACTCAAGCCGCAGTGGATCCGCTCCAGCTCGCAACATGGGAACGCCTTCGTGGCCGGACTTGATGCAGGACGAAGTCACGCGTTGGCCCTTGCCCGCGTCGTTTGCGTCGCACGGCGGAGGCCCCTTGTCGGGTCACCCCAGTTCAGTCACCTGCTCGACGTGTGGTGGGTGCGTTGATCGCAATGGAGTTGGCGTCGAACGTCTGAGCAAGACCATTGGGCTTGGCACTGGAACCCATCCTGCCTGTCAGTGCTGGCGTTGTCCTCAAAGCATGCCATTCAATGTGGATGGACCCGGCAACTATCTCGGACCGGCACGCAGCACGCCGGTGCACGAGTATCGATTGCGTAGCGGCGACCAAGTTCAGTTGACGTTCTTGATCAAAACCGTTCGTTCGGTGGGTGCTTATCGTTTGGTTGTCGGTGACGAACTGCTGATCGAATCGGAAGCGGATGAAAAGCTGACCCGTGGAACGCTGGAACGTGGATTGGAAATCCAACCCGATGGAACGATCACGCTGCGGTTCATCGGTCAGATTCACGCTGCCGGACAAACCATCGATCAGCTTCGTGAATTGCTCAACGAACGCTACGAGGAGTACTACCCTGATCCGTCGATCGATGTGACTCCGGTCGCAACCGGCAACATCGCACGACAAATTCGGGAAGCCATCAGCGGCTCCGAAGGGTTCAACCCTCAGCAAACCGTGCAAACGATCACGCCCGAGGGAACGCTCCGCTTGCCTCGGCTGGGAGCGGTGCCGGCGCAAGGTCTGACGCTGAGCGAACTGAAGCGTGAAATCATCCTGCGATACGATTCGATGTCGGCTGGTTTGGACGTGGAAGTCGTTTTGGAACAACAGGCTCCCCATTACGTGTATGTCCTTGGCGAAGTCACCACACCGGGCCGATTCGAGATCGATGCACCGACGACCGTGCTCGGTGGAATCGCCTTGGGTGGCGGGTACGTGCCAGGGGCAAACCTGCGTCAGGTCGTGATTTTCCGTCGCGGTCCGAACTGGGAATTGCTGTCCACAATGCTGGACCTGCGTGGTGCGATGATGGGCAAGGACTCTCGCCCCGTCGACGAGATTTGGTTGCAAGATGGCGACGTGGTCATCGTCCCCCCCAGCCCGATTCGGTTGTTTGATCGCTTCGTCAGCCAAGTTTTCACCGAGGGCGTTTACGGGATCGTGCCCTTCAGCGGGTTTGGGTTCTCGTTTGGAGATGGGAACTGA
- a CDS encoding diaminopimelate decarboxylase — MHYQPLPFDRELIDRIIEENPTPFVLYHEDGIRARARELTDAFAWNEGFQQYFAVKATPNPHIVAMMAEEGGGADCSSVAELITCERLGITGQDVMFTSNNTTMDEFEIANKLGAIINLDTPHHIDQIAQLSPLPEMVSFRFNPGPERQGNVIIGDPKEAKFGSTREQLIDGYRRCAELGISRFGLHAMVVSNELNIEALLQTAEMLFELAAEIHRETGISVECINLGGGIGVPYQPGQEPVDLPAFGDGVRKLYESILVPAGIAPVRILMENGRAMTGPFGYLITKVINQKSSYKDYVGVDACMSNLMRPGMYGAYHYITVMGKEDQPADRTVDVVGSLCENNDKFAIDRKLPATEVGDIAVIHDAGAHGHSMGFQYNGRLRSAEIVFNDAGEFRAIRRAENFDDYFCTVDFDSVKVDRKQSATVG; from the coding sequence ATGCATTACCAACCATTGCCGTTCGATCGCGAATTGATCGACCGAATCATCGAAGAAAACCCCACGCCATTTGTCCTGTATCACGAAGACGGGATCCGTGCACGGGCTCGCGAATTGACCGATGCGTTCGCCTGGAATGAAGGTTTTCAGCAGTATTTTGCTGTCAAAGCCACCCCGAACCCGCACATTGTCGCGATGATGGCCGAGGAAGGTGGCGGGGCCGATTGCAGCAGCGTGGCCGAGCTGATCACCTGCGAGCGTCTGGGCATCACCGGCCAAGACGTGATGTTCACGTCCAACAACACCACGATGGATGAGTTCGAGATCGCCAACAAGCTCGGCGCGATCATCAATCTCGACACCCCGCATCACATCGACCAAATCGCTCAATTGAGCCCCTTGCCGGAAATGGTTTCCTTCCGATTCAATCCGGGGCCAGAACGCCAAGGCAATGTGATCATCGGTGATCCCAAAGAAGCCAAGTTCGGCAGCACCCGCGAACAACTCATCGACGGGTACCGTCGCTGTGCCGAGCTCGGCATTTCGCGATTTGGGTTGCACGCGATGGTGGTCAGCAACGAACTGAATATCGAAGCGTTGTTGCAAACCGCTGAGATGTTGTTTGAACTCGCCGCCGAAATTCATCGCGAAACCGGCATCTCGGTTGAGTGCATCAACCTGGGTGGCGGAATCGGGGTGCCTTACCAGCCCGGCCAAGAACCCGTTGATCTGCCCGCCTTCGGGGATGGTGTTCGCAAGCTTTACGAATCGATCTTGGTTCCTGCAGGAATCGCTCCGGTGCGAATCCTGATGGAAAACGGTCGTGCGATGACCGGGCCGTTTGGCTATCTGATCACCAAGGTCATCAATCAAAAATCGTCCTACAAAGACTACGTCGGCGTGGACGCTTGCATGAGCAATTTGATGCGTCCGGGCATGTACGGGGCGTACCATTACATCACTGTGATGGGCAAGGAAGACCAGCCCGCTGATCGCACTGTGGATGTGGTCGGATCGCTCTGTGAGAACAACGACAAATTCGCCATCGATCGCAAGCTGCCTGCCACCGAAGTCGGTGACATCGCGGTCATCCACGATGCCGGTGCCCACGGCCACAGCATGGGATTTCAGTACAACGGTCGTCTTCGGTCCGCTGAGATCGTGTTCAACGACGCGGGTGAGTTTCGTGCGATTCGTCGCGCCGAGAACTTCGATGACTACTTCTGCACGGTGGACTTTGATTCCGTCAAAGTCGATCGCAAGCAGTCTGCCACCGTTGGCTAA
- a CDS encoding 2Fe-2S iron-sulfur cluster-binding protein, translating into MPKLTVENVGTFDVPAGKRLIKALVEEAGTDQLHACGGVSRCTTCRVEFVEGEPEQITAAEKETLRVREVTEPGVRLSCQINCDQDMTVRVISRLEGSGRKDQGGAVADEIEPAPEWTTK; encoded by the coding sequence ATGCCCAAACTGACTGTCGAAAACGTTGGCACCTTTGATGTCCCTGCTGGCAAACGATTGATCAAAGCCTTGGTCGAAGAAGCGGGCACGGACCAATTGCACGCCTGCGGTGGCGTTTCCCGGTGCACCACGTGCCGGGTGGAATTCGTGGAAGGGGAACCGGAGCAGATCACAGCGGCGGAAAAAGAAACTCTCCGCGTTCGCGAAGTGACCGAACCCGGTGTTCGGCTCAGTTGCCAGATCAACTGCGATCAGGACATGACCGTTCGGGTGATCAGCCGGCTCGAAGGCAGCGGTCGCAAAGACCAAGGCGGCGCGGTCGCCGACGAGATCGAGCCCGCCCCCGAGTGGACCACGAAGTAG